A section of the Pseudomonas sp. Q1-7 genome encodes:
- a CDS encoding copper resistance protein B, with amino-acid sequence MIDSLKRPALLALALATAGGAQAAESMDHGAMDHSQMQHGQMDHGAMDHSQMQHGQMDHGAMDHSQMQHGQMDHGAMDHSQMQHGQMDHGAMDHSQMQHGQPPSAIPGYGSRTPIPTPTDADRAAAFPALPPHRMHAGGIHSFFLLDQLEYQDADDASVLSWDASGWIGGDINRFWFRSEGERANGTTEEAEVQALYGRAIGPWWDLVAGVRQDFKPGSPQTWAAFGVQGMALYGFEAEATAFLGENGQSALRLEGDYDILLTNRLILQPTAEVNLYGRNDHERGAGSGLANTEVGLRLRYEIVREFAPYIGVTWNRNYGNTADFAREEGEDNNEARFVAGIRLWF; translated from the coding sequence ATGATCGATAGCCTCAAGCGCCCTGCCCTGCTCGCCCTGGCGCTGGCCACGGCTGGCGGCGCACAGGCGGCGGAAAGCATGGACCACGGTGCCATGGACCACAGCCAAATGCAGCACGGCCAGATGGACCACGGCGCCATGGACCATAGCCAGATGCAGCACGGCCAGATGGACCACGGCGCCATGGACCACAGCCAGATGCAGCACGGCCAGATGGACCACGGCGCCATGGACCATAGCCAAATGCAGCACGGCCAGATGGACCACGGTGCCATGGACCACAGCCAGATGCAGCACGGCCAGCCGCCTTCCGCCATCCCCGGCTACGGCAGCCGCACGCCCATTCCGACACCGACCGACGCCGATCGCGCGGCAGCCTTCCCGGCGCTACCGCCGCACCGCATGCACGCCGGCGGTATCCACAGCTTCTTCCTGCTGGACCAGCTGGAATACCAGGACGCCGACGATGCCAGCGTGCTGAGCTGGGACGCTTCCGGCTGGATCGGCGGCGACATCAACCGTTTCTGGTTCCGCTCCGAGGGTGAACGCGCCAACGGCACCACCGAGGAAGCCGAGGTGCAGGCGCTCTACGGCCGCGCCATCGGCCCCTGGTGGGACCTGGTGGCCGGCGTGCGCCAGGATTTCAAGCCGGGTTCGCCGCAGACCTGGGCCGCCTTCGGCGTGCAGGGCATGGCCCTGTACGGCTTCGAGGCGGAAGCCACCGCCTTCCTCGGCGAGAACGGTCAGAGCGCCCTGCGCCTGGAAGGCGACTACGACATCCTGTTGACCAACCGGCTGATCCTGCAGCCGACGGCGGAAGTGAACCTCTACGGCCGCAACGATCACGAACGCGGCGCCGGCTCGGGGCTGGCCAATACCGAAGTGGGACTGCGCCTGCGCTACGAGATCGTCCGCGAGTTCGCGCCCTATATCGGCGTGACCTGGAATCGCAACTACGGCAACACCGCCGACTTCGCCCGCGAAGAAGGCGAGGACAACAACGAAGCGCGCTTCGTTGCCGGTATCCGCCTCTGGTTCTGA